The DNA window ACCTAAACCTATTTGATATTACCCCTCCCACTTATTGGCATCTAACCTAATTTATAAACGTCTAACTGGATGTAAATAATAACTAATTAACATTCTCAGGGCTCAGTAAGAGGCTGATGAGCAGCCATTACCTGATTTTCAAGACATTTGAGTGTCAGTGTGGATATGGAAGCCTCTAGAGAGCTAAGACAAGCCACAGCAGTGTTGAGTGGGATGTTGGTCAAACACGTCTCGCTCTGTTTTATTACCCAAGGGATTTACGCGGTACACACCGATAGCGACCGTGTTGTTTATGAAGGTGCAGAGGATGAGGAGGTGCAGCTTCAGCCTCTCCTGTCCTGACCTCCTCCTGAACACCACCCTAAATGAGCGCCCAGCGTGCTTCAGGGCAAACATCCCCCACTTGCGTTCCTCCGAGCCCTCCTGGACACTGCCGTCGCTAGCCAGGACGCCTAGCGTGCTGCTGACTGGTATGGGGTCGCGCAGCCACAGCAAGATGTAGAAGATGGCCAGGACGTGGCAGGTGACGTAGGCGATGAACGCCGACGACAGCCCCACTTCCTGCTCCAGTAATCCGCCCAGGAGGAAGCCCACCGTGCCGCCCACGAAGATCATGGCCTCGGCCACGGCCATCCGCATCGTACGGCCAGCGCCCGGGTCGGACGTGGCGTCGGCCAGGTAGCTGAAGGAGCTCAGGAAGACGGAGACGTGGCCCCCGCTGAGGCCCGTGACGCCGGCAGCCAGCAGGCACCAGTAGACGCTCAGGCTGGGCACCAGCGCCAGGGCCAGGAGCACACCGCCGCTCAGAATTGACAGCAGGAAGGGCAGCACCATGACGGCGCGCCGCCCTGCGCCATCCGACCACGAGCCCAGCAGCAGGGCAGGCAGGACAGACACCGAGTAAAGGACGGCCGTGTAGAGCAGCAGGATGTAGGAGGACCGCGTCTCCATGTCTTCGGCGTCCTTGCCGTGCTCGGAGTCTCCGCAGGCTGTCGGGTCCTCATACAGCTCCTGGCAAACCTTCCACAAGAGCAGGAGGATATACGCTGGTGTTATGATGGATGAGCTTTAATGAACACTTCTCAGCTGCTTGACAGTAAGCTAGTCTCCTCATTTCAAAAATCTTGTATTTGTCcattgtgtgcatgtcttaGCTCTCTGTTATTTACACTGAATTATTTCTTCACCAAAAGTTAATTAGTAAATGctacaaaacaaagacatctATATAATGTCATGCATAATCcaacataaaagaaaagaataccCAAAACCAAAAGGAGCTACAGCATATGTTGCTAACAATGTACTTTTGAACTTTAAGGTTTTCCCCTGCATACACAGTTGTGCCAATTCAAATAAAGTATTCACCCACTTTCACGCAGGAGCACGCAGAGTGGAGTTTAAAGGAAAGGTATTGAAAAGGAAGTGGAGGCTCCTGCTCAGAGCATGCCAA is part of the Electrophorus electricus isolate fEleEle1 chromosome 13, fEleEle1.pri, whole genome shotgun sequence genome and encodes:
- the zgc:174356 gene encoding proton-coupled folate transporter, producing the protein MPAWLERLRRIVTVEPAMFFYMASTFIMLPAYQQLVIVKVCQELYEDPTACGDSEHGKDAEDMETRSSYILLLYTAVLYSVSVLPALLLGSWSDGAGRRAVMVLPFLLSILSGGVLLALALVPSLSVYWCLLAAGVTGLSGGHVSVFLSSFSYLADATSDPGAGRTMRMAVAEAMIFVGGTVGFLLGGLLEQEVGLSSAFIAYVTCHVLAIFYILLWLRDPIPVSSTLGVLASDGSVQEGSEERKWGMFALKHAGRSFRVVFRRRSGQERLKLHLLILCTFINNTVAIGEQSILLLYLMYEPREFTTAMFGLFNSARMLLLGFGLLGLFPLLMRCFKEMTLAKLSTAFRAASYVLLAFSTNTWMVFLVAVLAAPAGITQAVIRSFSSAIVGPDEQGAMFSFSASVEATCYIFGAVLFNGLYPQTLPTFPGMPFIVMAGFCVIVLILMQWISEMPTTHPRLVLPD